AACTGCTACTACTTGACAAACAAAACACTTAACAGCCATTGGAGTACCAAGTTAGAGAGTCTGTGCGAGATTGATGGGagcaaaaagtgaaaaaatgcaacagcaaaGACAGGGATGCTGAGACGGGTGACAGCAGAAGTTGCTGAGCTCAGTACTGCAATAGATGCAAAGCTGCTGCACCTCCACACACCCAAGTCCAGCCTGCAGCGAGGCAGGGAACATATTCCCAGTAGGCAAAAACACACATGTCCAGTGACACTGATCAACACAGGAAACACACAGCACACAAACATGAATGGTACAAGGGGCTGAATCCTCTTCATCCACCCTCTCCAGCCAGTTTGGAAATCTAGTAGTAGAGTGAATTTGTATAAACgtatacatgtacacacacacacgaacACAAGTACCTTCAGCAACTGGCCTTAAACACTCAGTCTGTCCAGTAACTAGCCACTGATTTCCTGGTACCAGGGCATAAGAGAACCCCAGCTCCATATTACTCCCTGTGCCACAAATCTTCCCGCctagagagggagagaaattaaTGTCTCCACTAGCTGATCCACATGCACAGCCTTCCAGCGGCCAACTCTCAGGCACCCACCACGTTTTCTCCGATAAGCCAGCATAGACCTGCCTTCAGCAAGCAACTGCTGGCCCCAATCTATCCCATATCTGGTCCTGCATGCTCCAAAGCCTGTTGCGATACTTGCATGTCTGGCTCGTTTGTGAGCGATCACGTGCGCTGGCATTCTGCCCTAGCCCAGGCCCCCTCTGCACGTGCTCCAGTCTTCCCCTTTGCTGGTACCACTGGCCTGGCACCAGCAAATTTGCTGGCATACACCAGCCCCTTTGGGCCTGCGGCCTGAAGCCCGTTGCTCCGCCTAGCTCTTCGGCTGTCATTGCACACACAGGGCTGCAGGCCCCTCcgcctgggaaaaaaaaaaccaacctagATTCGGCGCTTAGCGAGACATGGCAGGCTGCCGAGGCCAAGACCACCGGTCAGCAAGGCAGCCACACGCGGCCGCCCACTGCGCCCCGGCCCGTGCTCCCACGTCCCCGTGTTTTTTTCTACCCACCCGCCTTGCGCCCTCAGGACGCGTTGCCGCCGGCCCCCGCCATGGGCCTCAAggcgcgcagcccccgccccgccgctgcgcAGTATGAATTTGGCGCCTTGCCTTCTCATTGGCTGGTCGCCTTCGCCAATAGACTCGGGGCGAGCGCCGTCGTGTCGCGCAGGCGACCAGTCAGCAAAAAGCTTCTTCCGGCAGGCGCGCCAATAGCGAGGTGCGGCGGCGCCGTCCAATGGGCCGAGGCCTCCTTCGCAGAAGGCCATAAAGGGGCTGGGTGCGGGCTCCCTGGCCTCACTTCGCCGCAGAGCTCCGCTGGATAGGGCTTGTAGCCGCAGCTCAGTGAGGCGCCATGTCTGGCCGTGGCAAGAGCGGCGGTAAGGCCCGCGCTAAGGCCAAGTCTCGCTCGTCCAGGGCCGGGCTGCAGTTCCCGGTCGGACGCGTTCACCGGCTGCTGCGGCGCGGGCACTACGCGGAGCGGGTGGGGGCTGGCGCGCCGGTGTACCTGGCCGCCGTGCTGGAGTACCTGACGGCCGAGATCCTGGAGCTGGCGGGCAACGCGGCCCGCGACAACAAGAAGACGCGCATCATCCCCCGTCACCTGCAGCTGGCGGTGCGCAACGACGAGGAGCTCAACAAGCTGCTGGGAGGCGTCACCATCGCGCAGGGCGGCGTCCTGCCCAAcatccaggctgtgctgctgcccaagaagacgggcggcagcggcgcgggCCCCACCAAGGTGGGCAAGAAGGGCGGCGGCCAGCAGTCGCAAGAGTACTagggcagccccccgccccagcaccACACAAAGGCCCTTTTCAGGGCCACCTCCATTACTCACCGGGAGAGCTGCGATCCGCGCGCgcgcggccgggggggggggggggggggggggggggggggggggggggggaagagggcGCGGCGCCAGGCCCGTCTGCCGCAACAGCGTGCCTGGACGCCCGCTGGGCGGCGCTGCAGCACGCAGAACGTCCGCAAAAGACTGACGGAGGGCTGGTTACCATTTAACTGTTTATCGTCTGTTGCATTCAGTGGACGTTGCATAGAGAATAAATACTGCTTCGTTTCCAAAACGGGACCTCAGTAAGGTGCCCTCTAGGTGTTTACAAGGCACTGTACCGCACGAGCCCTGCTGAGGATGGCAGGCTGGTAGCAAGTGCAAGGAGCCACAGTGAAAGGAAGGGGCCAACACAGAAAGGCACAACAGCCTGGATTTGGGCTTCCTCTTCAGCTTCCCCTTGGCTGGTTGCTGCACGTGAGTGACTTGCAGATTGTCCTTGTAGACAAGCGTACAAGGGAAACACCACCAGTAGTCCACTTGCTTCCTTCTTAACCTAACAGAGCTATGATGGACGTGGCATCTGCGCTACTTCACCATGAGGAACCCAGTATGGGGAACCAAACAGCTGTCTTCCTCTTCAGCATTCTAATGAGTGAACAGGCCTAAGAGAGATCAATGACCACTGAAAGCACTTTAGTACTATCACTGTGTTACGTGTGCCTTGTTCCTAAACACAATAGGAAAGCacttacaaattattttttaatttttttttagctatcTAGCTACAAAAATTGTTGAAAAAAACTTTAGAGACACTATGCAATTTAGAGAAATGCAGAGGGATGAAAACCCCAAACAGTGTAAACTACTCAAGTTAGTTAACTTGGTATTTCAAGTTTTTGTGGCCAAACGTCAGGTAAGACAGatgtgaatatttaaataaatcccTTCCTCCAGAAAAGGATGACAGTGCAGCTGGCCAAGAATTGCTGGAGTTGTAGCAATCATGCTGACCACCCCACAGGTTTAGCGGGCATCATTGAGCTGCCTTGCCACACTAAGGATATGCTTAGCTCCCTTACTCAGAAGTAAGCTAGCTAGTTCAACACCAAGgttctctgcagcttcctgggcCTGAGCAGGGACATTCTTGGCTGTGATGCCAACATGCTGCACATCATCATTTGGCCCATCTTCATTCTGCAAATAGAAACACTTCAATGTAAGGCAGTGGGAAAGAACAGGCAACGAATAGTTTAAGCCATGTGTGAAATAGTGTAAAATCTGTGGTTTAAGAAGCCTGGAGAACAGTGCACTGTTACAGTTTCCAAGAAACCAGACCCAAAGTAACAAGTTTCAAAAAGTCTGGTTTTGTCATACAGCTTCAGGTTTGGATTTTGAAGCCACTGTGATTCACGTACCTGTTGGGGATAATTAACACTGGTCTGCATAGTCTCCTTCAGGCTATCGGATCCATCCAAACTGTAGACTGCTCCTGTCAAATACAACTTGGAAAGACATACAGAAGGGATTAATACAGTGTTAACAAGCAAGCAGAAGGCCAACcatccctttaaaaaaacaaacaaacaaaaaaaccccccacaaaaccacagaatatACAAAGCTAAGTCTGGAGGGGAAGGCTTCTGTAGTGCAGTGGGatgaatttttttctagtttccCACCTCCTAAACAGCATTTTGTGTGTAAAAACACTGACTTTCTGGGGTCAGAAGTAAGACTTGCAGATATCGGGGCAATGCTGCCTTTAGAAGAGGAGTGGGATGGTGTGAATCTGGTACTTATTATAAGGGTGTTTTCTAGGAGACTGAGATTCAGTTCAGTAGCCAGACCCATTCTCATACTCCCTCATTGGACACAAACCTGGAAAGCTGAAGTCAGGAGCTTGCCTGCCCTGTTTGGCTATAAAGAGATCTGCTGGAGTTGCCTTCAAGGAAGGATCAGGCAATGCATGGGCAATGgaacagttttcagaaataatccCAGATAAGTACAAAGTACTCCTCACCTGGCCATCTTTCAGCATGGTATTGACAGCAACAGGGACGCTACATCCACCCTcctaaaacagaaagcagctgacACTGAGGCTCCTACCCAACACATTCAGAGCAGAGTCCTCTGAAAAGTTTAGGCTGCACACAACCCCCCTCCATTGCTCTTCAGGTCCTTCCCACTTCAGAAGTAATTGCTACTTTGCAGTTTTAGGAAAGCGTAACAGATTCCCACACTATGGCATCAGGTCAACTAGCAGAGCAGTATTtactgctgcaggcagaagagCAAAGACGCCACACCTACCAAACGTTTCATAAAGGCTCTCTCAGCAATGCAGCACAACACAGTGTCTGCATCATGCAGGGCAGATACCATGTTCAGTATCTCTTGGTCCTTGGCACGAACTTCCACTGCTAAGGCACcctagaagaagaaaaagaaacataacaCATAATAATCATAATTCCTCAACTTCACACATCTCTGTGCTCAGCATTAGTCACTCAACAGAACTCATGAGGCCTGGATACATTTCACTAAGGGAGCGATCTTTAGATgtttaacagaaattaattacaaaacaaTCCACTGGTTGCAGAGACATCCTAtagcagctgctgtgaaaggaAGATCAGAACTTACTTCAGCCAAGCGTTCAAGCTCATGCTTCCCCTCAAACCATTCTAGAACCTATCTGTTTAGACTGCACATAGAGAATCACCCACCCCAATGTCCCTTTGTGGCAAGAAGGCTGGATAAATCCAAGCCTCCCAACCTATTCTTAAGACAAAGATCAAGTGCTGAATGAGCAACAGTGACAAAACAGTTCTTTCCTAAACTGGGACTGATCAGGGGGAAGGAACTGCACAGTACCCAACAAACACACGAGCAAAATCACTGTTTCAGACTGAATTTGCAGATTCAGTACTTGCAATTGCTAATGCATAGCCAGCTCAAGTTTAGCAAGTCTGATACCCACTGCGCAACACTCTGTAAACTCAGCCACACAGTCAGCATGGGCTGGAATGGTTTGCCTGCCTAAAAACAAGAGCACTAAGAATATGCTCCTAGGCAGGTGTTTCAGCTCCACCCTACACAACCTTAGGGCACCCTGCTTAAGGAAGAAGGAGAGAACATCACAGGTCAAAGATACTGTGATGGTTCTGCTCAATTACCCCAGTACAGTACAGTGCAACACTGATCTTGCCAGAGCCTGCCCCACATCTGCCACATCACCTCAGCATAGCAGTGCCACACGTTATCTTTACCATTTACTGTTTTGCCATTACTAACAGAAATCAGTCCCCACGACAGCAGGTAACACAGCTGACTACTGCTCTTCCCACAGGCTGTGCCTAAAATAAGGCGTAACAGCCaacaaaagaaatcaacatAGTAGTTCTTTGGCAACAAACACACAAGAAGTATTAAGCACAATTGACTACTCTGACACATCAATACTGCTGCCAGCTTTCAATACGCAGCAAGGCTTAAGACCCAAAAGTAGTAACGTACCTGTCCAACAGCATACAGACAATCTTCAGGGCTCAGGAGCTGGAAGAAAGTAAAATCAGAGTTAACTCAAGTTGCACTGTTCAGAATACAGAGAGCCAAATTCTATACACCTCTGACACCAACTGCCTGACCAAAGAAATATCACCTCCCCCTTCCCATGCCTCAGTGTTTCTATCTCTCAAGTGATGTAATGCACTTTCCTTTGCCTGGACTGTAATGCTTTGTGGATTAGGTGAACTAGCTAACCAGAAAAATCTGTCATGGACACTGCTGCATTGCTAGACACCAAGTACTGTGAAACACTGAGACATGATCAGATTACAAACTGTTACTGCACCACAGAAAGCTGAATGGTATTATTCCCTgtatgcagaaaacaaaaaacaccaccaaaaaaaattaccctCCCTGAAGCACATCAAATCACAAGCTAACGTGACAACAGATTCAGCAGACTGCATGCTCATCTTCAACACAACAACCACAAGGACTGAAAGGCAAGCAGTTGATGGTTCAGCAAAGAatggtattttctgctttgcagctcCTCACCTGGCCAATGCGATTCTCCCAGCCCATTCTCTTCagtccagcagcagccaggatgATGGCACTGAAGTCTTCCTTCTCATCTAGCTTCTTTAGGCGGGTATTTAAATTTCCTCTCTGTAGAAGTGATTAAGCAAGTATAGAAATAGCAGGCAAACAGTCCTATAACCACTTAACATTTGTCTGAGTGTGTTTACAGAGCATATAGAACCCAACAGCCTCCAAATGAGAATCAGTCAAGAATACCATCCCAAAAGAAGTGTTAAATATGGATAATTGTTTCTTTAACTAGAATTTTGCCAAGCATTACGGAATATGAATTCAAGCACTGAATCTCAAAAGATACGCACGTCATTTAAATACAACACCAACTCCTTTTGCAGAGCAAAGAACTAGGTTACTAGGACTGAAGTAACGGTGCCTTTTACCACGAGTTCAGGGGCCCGCATCAGAACTAGCAGCCCAAATAACATCTGGGGTGTTGGGAACCAATGGGCATTTGGCCACACCACTGCAAAAGACACACAGTCAGCACCCATCAAGCAGGCTTTTGAACGTTCCTCAGCTTAAAATTCATCTGCATCCTCAGTGCCAGCTAGATTAAGGCGGGCCCCTTCCTTACAGCCTGATGAGAAAGTAGAGGACAGAATGGGCGACTGTGCACTATACAGCCCTCTTCAGCATAGGTTAGTGGAGGCTAGCCTTTGAGGAAGCAGTTTGTTCTTGTAAGTCAAGTGGTATAAATCAGCCTTGAATCTAGATTTCACATTAAGTTCTATTTTCCTGTTAGCAGCTTTACCCAGTTCCCCCGTTCTGCCAGGAAAGGATACAATATCCCTGAATTCTAACTGAGGGAACTTCTTTTTGAGCTGGGCTGCTCTCCGAAGTGAGCTGGTTCCAATCACACTgtggggaaaacaaaatcaatgaAATCCAGAATACTCCTACACTTACCTCCAGCTGGAGATTTGTCAGAACTTTCAAGGAAACCAatggcaactttttttttttttttaattgaattgaAGATCCAAGAACCTGCCAGTGTTTTACATCTccttacaagaaagaaaaccactCTCCAAGGTTTAGCATAAAGCTTGGCTGAAGCTAGATGCAGGCAAGCAACCCCCAAGGAACCAATTTACAGGAGATGCTTCAGGAGGACAGCATCTAGCCACCGTCAAGGACTAACAAAACCCCATTGAAAGACCACAACATTTCTCACAGGGAGCAGGGGAACCACAACTCTGCTGCCCCGAACTGAAAGAGACATAGCCATACAACTGAAGGGACTTCATCAATTACAGAAACGCAGTGGGAGGAGAACCTTTGGAAACAGTATGGTGCATAACTGGAAACCACAGAAAATTGCCAGTTTGAGCCGTAAGCATTGCTATTCTAGAGATGTATGCTGTTCACTTTTCTTGGTACCCTGGAACCTAAACCAGATGCAATTTTCCTGCTATCCAGATGCGCAGAAGCACGTGTCTACATTTGTGTCACAGCTAGTTTGTTTCTTTAacgcacatacacacaaaaaagtcTTTCTAATAGTTGCATAAACCCAAGTAATTTTACCCAGTTGTCTCAGACAAAAGGCTCCAATAATCTCCATTAAAAGGCAGGtagttaaaaatgaagaaactgcTCATGCTCCCAGCAGAACCATAAGAAAGCGGCGCCAAAAATCAACAATGAAATCAGAACTGGCTGGGTGAGAAGAGGAGCATAGTTCAGGCCCATGGCAAGATAAAATACTGCACTGGACACCCTGTCTGCATTGTATGCACTCCCCTGCAGTAAGGGCAATACAAAGGAGCAGGAATTCACTCTGGAGACCGTGATAAGAAAGGCTCTAACTTGAGAAAACATTGCACCTCAAGGGTGACTCAAGAGACCCAGCCTCACTGTTTGCAGCACTCCCATGAGACAGCGTTGCTCTTTTCTGCAAGTGGGTTCAGCGTGATGTTTACGGAAAGCTAAAAGAAGGCAGTGTAAACCACTACAGGATAAAGCAAGGAGCTCATTGACCTGCTGCTGGGAAGTATCAACAAactcctcccttctctttttaCACCATActgtcttcctcttcccactCACCTCTTTTCAGGAAGGAGGCCCAGTGTTTTCCCACAGTTTTTGGGATGAAAGACAACAGCATCGAGTGGgttttcccttctgcaaaaTAACACAAGCACAGTATGGCTGACACATCATTTAACAGAAGGCTGTTAAGTTTAACAGTTCTGCTATCAATCCCCAGAGGAACTGCCTCTGGCTCAAAACACCCCACCACCGCTGTAAGAACAAGAATTTCCAGGAAACCTGCTGGCTACAGAACACTAGGACAGCTCTAATATTTCTAGTGTTTCAGAGGTTAATCAGAGGGTGGTCAAATTTGAAACACCTAAAAGGACCTaagctgcctttgctttcctACGCCTACCACCACTGTAAGACACAAGTCCCTCAGAGAATTGAGCCTCGCACCCACACTTACTTGCAGACAGCACCAATGGTAAAGCCAGGAGGAAGAGACGTTGGCAGGTCCTTCAAAGAGTGAACCACGAGGTCAACTCTAAAAATCAGAGGAGAGTAATCACTGAACAGATGGCTGAGCTCATGCGGTACCTACCAGAGGCCTGCAGGTCATCTACAGAAAAGCGTGAATCCACCCTGGGAATCAGTTTGGAGAAGAGGTAGGAATTTCAGGATTCTATAGCCAAAATTACTACAGAATTCTCTAGTGTTACTCCAGAAAAGCCACTTCacctttctctgtctctcttttccCACCTGTAAAAGTAAGAGAATGCCTTCCCCCCAGTAGGGATGCAAGACACATTACAACAATCAGGTTGAATGAGGGGAAGACACTGGAGACATTCGCATGGAGACAGTCATCGTACCAATATGCAACCAGTATGTTATCTGATATTACgcttcaaactgaaaatgatAGCTAGCCAAAGCAACAGAGCAGACAGCTTTTAGAAGACAAACAAACACCATTGTAAATGCCTGAGTCTCCAGTATTTTTTCACTGACTTTACTCAAAAATGCCTATGTGTCAGAGATGCAGAAAagcatctttgttttcaaacttaCTAAGGTGTAA
The genomic region above belongs to Falco naumanni isolate bFalNau1 chromosome 16, bFalNau1.pat, whole genome shotgun sequence and contains:
- the HMBS gene encoding porphobilinogen deaminase isoform X2 produces the protein MAERGAAALARIQTDSVVEVLRELYPDLRFEIVAMSTIGDKILDTALSKIGEKSLFTKELENALERNEVDLVVHSLKDLPTSLPPGFTIGAVCKRENPLDAVVFHPKNCGKTLGLLPEKSVIGTSSLRRAAQLKKKFPQLEFRDIRGNLNTRLKKLDEKEDFSAIILAAAGLKRMGWENRIGQLLSPEDCLYAVGQGALAVEVRAKDQEILNMVSALHDADTVLCCIAERAFMKRLEGGCSVPVAVNTMLKDGQLYLTGAVYSLDGSDSLKETMQTSVNYPQQNEDGPNDDVQHVGITAKNVPAQAQEAAENLGVELASLLLSKGAKHILSVARQLNDAR
- the HMBS gene encoding porphobilinogen deaminase isoform X3, producing the protein MAERGAAAGENGVGGGAVRVGTRRSQLARIQTDSVVEVLRELYPDLRFEIVAMSTIGDKILDTALSKIGEKSLFTKELENALERNEVDLVVHSLKDLPTSLPPGFTIGAVCKRENPLDAVVFHPKNCGKTLGLLPEKSVIGTSSLRRAAQLKKKFPQLEFRDIRGNLNTRLKKLDEKEDFSAIILAAAGLKRMGWENRIGQLLSPEDCLYAVGQGALAVEVRAKDQEILNMVSALHDADTVLCCIAERAFMKRLLYLTGAVYSLDGSDSLKETMQTSVNYPQQNEDGPNDDVQHVGITAKNVPAQAQEAAENLGVELASLLLSKGAKHILSVARQLNDAR
- the HMBS gene encoding porphobilinogen deaminase isoform X4; protein product: MAERGAAAGENGVGGGAVRVGTRRSQLARIQTDSVVEVLRELYPDLRFEIVAMSTIGDKILDTALSKIGEKSLFTKELENALERNEVDLVVHSLKDLPTSLPPGFTIGAVCKRENPLDAVVFHPKNCGKTLGLLPEKSVIGTSSLRRAAQLKKKFPQLEFRDIRGNLNTRLKKLDEKEDFSAIILAAAGLKRMGWENRIGQLLSPEDCLYAVGQGALAVEVRAKDQEILNMVSALHDADTVLCCIAERAFMKRLEGGCSVPVAVNTMLKDGQAALPRYLQVLLLTPESQCFYTQNAV
- the HMBS gene encoding porphobilinogen deaminase isoform X1, whose translation is MAERGAAAGENGVGGGAVRVGTRRSQLARIQTDSVVEVLRELYPDLRFEIVAMSTIGDKILDTALSKIGEKSLFTKELENALERNEVDLVVHSLKDLPTSLPPGFTIGAVCKRENPLDAVVFHPKNCGKTLGLLPEKSVIGTSSLRRAAQLKKKFPQLEFRDIRGNLNTRLKKLDEKEDFSAIILAAAGLKRMGWENRIGQLLSPEDCLYAVGQGALAVEVRAKDQEILNMVSALHDADTVLCCIAERAFMKRLEGGCSVPVAVNTMLKDGQLYLTGAVYSLDGSDSLKETMQTSVNYPQQNEDGPNDDVQHVGITAKNVPAQAQEAAENLGVELASLLLSKGAKHILSVARQLNDAR
- the LOC121098198 gene encoding histone H2A, coding for MSGRGKSGGKARAKAKSRSSRAGLQFPVGRVHRLLRRGHYAERVGAGAPVYLAAVLEYLTAEILELAGNAARDNKKTRIIPRHLQLAVRNDEELNKLLGGVTIAQGGVLPNIQAVLLPKKTGGSGAGPTKVGKKGGGQQSQEY